The proteins below come from a single Benincasa hispida cultivar B227 chromosome 4, ASM972705v1, whole genome shotgun sequence genomic window:
- the LOC120076338 gene encoding uncharacterized protein LOC120076338 yields the protein MRKLCPNFDREYGLDTVLEVPIPEEMFSSTTTKTHTISWQAMKSWVKSNHHHDKSSHVGSISSLFGGRNAEIQLLLGVVGAPLIPLPITFDQQPITRNIKDNPIEASMAKYIVQQYIAAVGGEHALNSIDSMYAMGKVKMAASEFCSGEGCLNGKAVKGGKNNGKGGGGGGGEMGGFVVWQKRPELWCLELMLSGCKISAGSDGKVAWRQTPWHHSHASRGPPRPLRRFLQGLDPKSTATLFSNSTCIGEKTINDEDCFILKLEAESSVLRARSSSSVEIIRHTVWGYFSQRTGLLVQLEDSHLLRIKPAGSRNDNIFWETTMETLIQDYRTIDGVNIAHAGKTTVSLFRFGETAEGHSKTKMEENWEIEEVDFNIKGLSMDFFLPPSDLKKEEEGVGMITSNGKFPVTMRCSAGSRMFSSRVVAIDQSDEDESEESNQSDEDEDF from the exons ATGAGGAAGCTTTGCCCAAATTTCGACCGCGAATACGGTCTCGACACCGTCCTCGAGGTTCCCATTCCCGAGGAGATGTTTTCTTCCACCACCACCAAAACCCACACCATCTCATGGCAGGCCATGAAATCTTGGGTAAAATCAAATCATCATCATGACAAATCATCACATGTTGGTTCGATCTCCTCGTTGTTCGGAGGTCGCAACGCCGAGATCCAGCTATTACTCGGCGTTGTGGGAGCTCCTTTAATTCCACTCCCCATCACATTTGATCAACAACCCATCACTCGCAACATCAAAGACAACCCaatt GAAGCGTCAATGGCCAAGTATATAGTGCAACAATATATAGCGGCAGTGGGAGGAGAACATGCGTTGAATTCAATTGATAGTATGTATGCGATGGGGAAAGTGAAGATGGCGGCGTCGGAGTTTTGTTCCGGCGAAGGGTGTTTGAATGGGAAAGCGGTGAAGGGTGGGAAGAATAACGGGAAAGGCGGTGGCGGTGGCGGCGGAGAGATGGGTGGCTTTGTGGTTTGGCAGAAACGGCCGGAGTTATGGTGCTTGGAATTGATGCTGTCGGGATGTAAAATTAGCGCCGGCAGCGATGGGAAAGTGGCTTGGAGACAAACTCCATGGCATCATTCACATGCTTCTCGTGGCCCTCCTCGCCCCTTACGAAGATTCTTGCAG GGACTAGATCCAAAATCGACGGCGACTCTGTTCTCAAACTCAACCTGCATCGGCGAGAAAACGATCAACGACGAAGATTGCTTCATTCTAAAACTGGAAGCCGAATCTTCAGTCTTAAGAGCAAGAAGCAGTAGCAGCGTCGAAATAATCCGCCACACAGTTTGGGGATATTTCAGCCAAAGAACCGGTCTCCTCGTCCAGCTTGAAGATTCACATCTTCTCCGAATCAAACCCGCCGGATCTCGAAACGACAATATCTTCTGGGAAACGACAATGGAAACTCTAATTCAAGATTACAGAACGATCGACGGCGTCAACATTGCACACGCCGGTAAAACAACGGTTTCGCTTTTCCGGTTTGGGGAAACGGCGGAGGGGCATTCAAAAACGAAGATGGAAGAGAATTGGGAGATTGAAGAAGTTGATTTCAATATAAAGGGTTTGTCGATGGATTTCTTTTTGCCTCCGAGTGATTTGAAGAAGGAGGAAGAAGGAGTTGGTATGATTACGAGTAACGGGAAGTTTCCGGTGACGATGCGGTGTTCGGCGGGGTCGAGGATGTTTTCGTCGAGAGTGGTGGCGATTGATCAGAGTGATGAAGATGAATCGGAGGAGAGTAATCAGagtgatgaagatgaagatttctGA